From a region of the Salinispira pacifica genome:
- a CDS encoding TrmH family RNA methyltransferase → MNSGEGHSYYISSSKNPKIKDDIRLRERRHRRLTGLMTVEGYPEFRLAWESGAEIRRLYICPDFIKDNEQAFLSQLESRGLRPLTVSSRVMDKLAYREHPDAWLAVLEWKRPALNDPRMSGEHSSGLYIIAEDLEKPGNLGAILRSADASAAAGVIVSEGRTDLSNPNVVRASKGVNFTMPCTEAGNSETWEWLSSRNIPVLIADPGGESLWETSLPVPAAVVLGAEKEGVSSFWRERASLRIGIPMDGRVNSLNVAQAGTLIMYEYLRRKNLEIQR, encoded by the coding sequence ATGAACAGCGGAGAAGGTCACTCCTATTACATTTCAAGCAGCAAAAATCCGAAAATCAAGGACGATATCCGTCTCAGGGAGCGGCGGCACCGGCGGCTCACCGGGCTGATGACGGTGGAGGGGTATCCTGAATTTCGTCTTGCCTGGGAAAGCGGGGCGGAAATCCGCAGATTGTATATCTGTCCCGATTTTATAAAGGATAATGAACAGGCCTTTCTCTCCCAGCTTGAAAGCAGGGGGCTCAGGCCTCTTACTGTCAGCTCCCGGGTGATGGACAAATTGGCCTACCGTGAACACCCGGATGCCTGGCTTGCGGTTCTGGAATGGAAACGCCCGGCTTTGAACGATCCACGGATGTCCGGCGAACATTCCAGCGGTCTCTATATTATTGCGGAAGATCTTGAAAAACCCGGTAATCTGGGTGCCATTTTGCGTTCCGCCGATGCTTCGGCTGCTGCCGGGGTGATTGTAAGCGAGGGCAGAACAGACCTGAGCAACCCCAATGTGGTCCGGGCTTCCAAGGGAGTGAATTTTACCATGCCCTGCACCGAAGCGGGCAACAGTGAGACCTGGGAATGGCTCAGCTCCCGGAATATTCCCGTCCTTATTGCGGATCCCGGCGGCGAGAGCCTCTGGGAGACTTCTCTTCCTGTACCGGCGGCGGTTGTGCTCGGGGCTGAAAAAGAGGGGGTAAGCTCTTTCTGGCGGGAGCGGGCCTCCCTGAGAATCGGCATACCCATGGACGGAAGGGTGAACAGTCTGAATGTTGCCCAGGCGGGAACACTGATCATGTATGAATATCTTCGAAGAAAAAATCTGGAAATACAACGGTAA
- a CDS encoding PPC domain-containing protein: MKRLFIFSLCLIFSAALTAQTEILNVNGSLDASAADESVEWFQLNPDRGAFLSAEAVSLDFTPRILIQSPDGQIREFPGRGSSARATFFALDEEGYRVGVALLDQYSGSSGSFILKVQQAEANASLEGGATLRGELESSDSWDPVDERYIDWYPVNLEAGVPHRILLESSEFDAFMYLQYPDGKVETMDDGRGRDSVITLLPPEEGRVMVGASSYSGSDTGRYFLSMEILEDLPELQSNRSIQGRLDSSSGSSLFAFQPDTAGAYRISLESDDFDSILRVRGADGMYLENDDMAGAGGTNSALAFSARAGERILVEAASWSGGGGEFRLEVSSARSIALGEDIEAQLPGASEYQLSGEAGDFISVEVVSNDFDTVLQITDSRGNIIEDDDSPSDDWYYRSRLIYYFPEDESLALRVSSYSGNEEGSYILRSRVMDMDPPEDYPRGHTLSRGESILGMISPDDETFDLGSGDVYSIEARAGEQIRITMESDDLDSYLTLIAPDGGSYSDDDSLGDYNAEIDIAAPADGTYQLIASAYGQNTGLYNLEYSSSGQLDFLLNETGEISDDDRRDIRGVRFDAYDISLVSGQEVSIRLSSQDFDTRLYVNDPQGDSFAENDDYAGTNSRVDIVADQSGEYRIVVMSFYEDARGEYQIQVLE; this comes from the coding sequence ATGAAACGATTGTTTATTTTCTCTCTTTGCCTGATTTTCTCAGCGGCGCTTACCGCACAAACGGAAATCCTTAACGTAAACGGAAGTCTGGATGCGTCTGCTGCCGATGAGTCGGTTGAGTGGTTTCAGCTCAACCCTGACAGGGGAGCATTTCTCAGCGCCGAGGCTGTAAGTCTCGATTTTACTCCCCGGATCCTGATCCAGTCTCCTGACGGTCAAATCAGGGAATTCCCCGGAAGGGGCAGCAGCGCCCGGGCCACATTTTTCGCCTTGGACGAGGAAGGCTATCGTGTGGGAGTGGCTCTCCTGGATCAGTATTCCGGCAGTTCGGGATCCTTTATTCTGAAAGTTCAGCAGGCTGAGGCCAATGCTTCCCTTGAAGGCGGGGCAACTCTCCGGGGCGAACTGGAGAGTTCCGACTCCTGGGACCCGGTTGATGAACGCTATATTGACTGGTACCCGGTGAACCTTGAGGCCGGCGTACCCCACAGAATTCTCCTGGAATCCTCGGAATTCGATGCATTCATGTACCTTCAGTATCCCGACGGCAAGGTTGAGACCATGGACGACGGCCGGGGCAGGGACAGTGTCATTACCCTTCTGCCTCCGGAAGAGGGCAGGGTAATGGTAGGTGCCAGTTCCTACAGCGGAAGCGATACCGGCAGATACTTCCTCTCCATGGAAATTCTCGAGGATCTTCCCGAGCTGCAGAGCAACCGCAGCATACAGGGACGGCTGGATTCATCCAGCGGAAGCAGCCTCTTCGCCTTTCAGCCCGATACCGCCGGAGCCTACCGCATCAGCCTGGAATCCGACGATTTTGACAGCATCCTGCGGGTTCGGGGAGCCGACGGCATGTACCTGGAAAATGACGATATGGCAGGGGCAGGGGGGACCAACTCCGCCCTCGCCTTCAGTGCCCGGGCAGGTGAACGGATTCTGGTGGAAGCCGCCAGCTGGAGCGGGGGAGGCGGGGAATTCCGCCTGGAAGTAAGCTCTGCACGGAGCATTGCCCTGGGAGAAGATATTGAGGCTCAGCTTCCCGGCGCTTCGGAGTATCAGCTCAGCGGTGAAGCGGGAGACTTTATTTCGGTCGAGGTGGTGAGCAATGACTTCGATACAGTCCTTCAGATTACCGATTCCCGGGGAAACATCATTGAGGATGATGACAGTCCCTCGGATGATTGGTATTACCGGTCCCGGCTCATCTACTATTTTCCCGAAGACGAGAGCCTTGCGCTGCGTGTAAGTTCCTACTCCGGAAATGAAGAGGGGAGCTATATTCTTCGCAGCCGTGTGATGGATATGGATCCGCCGGAAGATTATCCCCGGGGACATACCCTTTCCCGGGGTGAAAGCATACTTGGAATGATCTCTCCCGATGATGAAACCTTTGATTTAGGTTCGGGGGATGTATACAGCATTGAAGCCCGTGCCGGTGAACAGATCCGCATTACCATGGAAAGTGATGATCTGGACAGCTATCTCACTCTGATTGCTCCCGACGGCGGTTCCTACAGCGATGATGATTCCCTGGGGGACTATAATGCGGAAATTGATATTGCCGCACCGGCGGACGGTACCTATCAGCTCATTGCCAGCGCCTACGGGCAGAATACCGGACTGTATAATCTTGAGTACAGCTCATCCGGGCAGCTGGACTTTCTTCTGAATGAAACCGGGGAGATCAGTGACGACGACCGAAGGGATATCAGAGGGGTTCGATTCGATGCATATGACATCTCTCTGGTGAGCGGCCAGGAGGTGAGTATCCGTCTCTCAAGTCAGGATTTTGATACCCGGTTATACGTGAATGATCCCCAGGGAGATTCATTCGCGGAAAACGACGATTATGCCGGCACCAATTCCCGGGTGGATATTGTGGCTGATCAGTCCGGGGAATACCGGATCGTGGTGATGTCTTTTTATGAAGATGCCCGGGGCGAATATCAGATTCAGGTTCTTGAATGA